From one Malus sylvestris chromosome 1, drMalSylv7.2, whole genome shotgun sequence genomic stretch:
- the LOC126626055 gene encoding inositol-tetrakisphosphate 1-kinase 1-like, whose product MVPSTNSLVSQSEAAPVRRYRIGYAFAPKKEQTFIQPSLLHHASRYGIDFVPISIIDSTATAKTLIEQGPFDCIIHKLYGPHWNQQLKEYSLKYPQTLILDPPESIERLHNRVSMLDVVTAFESKPHQSGDRFQSKISVPKQVLVDHYPEGEEATNLLAGLEFPVIAKPLLANGSAKSHEMCLIFSPKGLRSLLADTDSPILLQQFVNHGGVVFKGYSIGEHVQCVKRRSLPDISEEQVTALEGAVLPFSQISNSANDEHNLAHDPHEMPPLEFVEEVAKGIRVGLKLNFFNFDVIRDSKDPSSYFVIDINYFPGYAKLPNYEHALTDFLLNLLATSGHPQSQNQKELLQLKEEEAATSLETDVKQHRGHKEE is encoded by the coding sequence ATGGTGCCAAGCACAAACTCACTCGTATCACAATCAGAAGCAGCACCGGTCCGTCGCTACCGCATCGGGTATGCCTTCGCACCCAAAAAAGAGCAGACCTTCATCCAGCCCTCTCTCCTCCACCATGCCTCTCGTTACGGCATCGATTTCGTCCCCATTTCAATAATCGATTCCACCGCTACCGCCAAGACCCTGATCGAGCAAGGCCCCTTCGATTGCATCATCCACAAGCTCTACGGCCCCCACTGGAACCAACAGCTCAAGGAATACTCGTTAAAGTATCCACAAACGCTCATTCTTGACCCGCCCGAGTCCATCGAGCGCCTCCACAATCGGGTCTCCATGCTCGACGTCGTCACCGCCTTTGAATCGAAGCCGCATCAGTCAGGCGACAGATTCCAATCGAAGATCTCGGTGCCCAAACAGGTGCTGGTTGACCATTACCCGGAAGGCGAAGAAGCAACTAATTTGTTGGCGGGGTTGGAGTTTCCGGTGATTGCAAAGCCGTTGTTGGCGAATGGCAGCGCCAAGTCGCACGAGATGTGTTTGATTTTTAGCCCCAAGGGGTTGCGCAGTCTTCTGGCCGATACTGATAGTCCCATTTTGCTGCAACAGTTTGTGAACCACGGCGGGGTGGTGTTCAAGGGTTACTCAATCGGAGAGCACGTCCAGTGCGTCAAGCGGAGGTCACTGCCAGACATTTCGGAGGAGCAGGTGACCGCATTGGAAGGGGCAGTGCTTCCTTTTTCACAGATATCAAATTCTGCGAATGACGAGCATAATCTGGCTCATGATCCTCACGAAATGCCTCCGCTGGAGTTTGTTGAGGAGGTGGCGAAGGGGATACGCGTGGGCCTCAAACTCAACTTTTTCAACTTTGACGTGATAAGGGATTCGAAGGACCCCAGCAGCTATTTTGTGATCGACATCAATTACTTTCCTGGGTATGCCAAATTGCCTAACTACGAGCATGCCTTGACTGACTTTTTGCTGAATCTGCTTGCAACAAGTGGTCATCCCcaaagccaaaaccaaaaggAGCTCCTGCAGCtcaaggaagaagaagctgcCACAAGTTTGGAGACCGATGTCAAACAACACAGGGGTCATAAGGAGGAGTGA
- the LOC126626041 gene encoding transcription factor MYB53-like isoform X1: protein MMGRSSATASAWCDDDQDEKSSTDTMIKKGPWTPEEDQKLVEYLERYGHGSWRALPKLAGLNRCGKSCRLRWTNYLRPDIKRGNFSQEEEQTILNLHSLLGNKWSAIASNLPGRTDNEIKNFWNTHLKKKLLKMGIDPVTHNPISTTGTNIDHHQYLMIINQILSSLAPQLLAASSSSSCSSTSTCNPLMLNNPWEWDRINNINNNVNMNALLGLHLSDAKTEVLQTILQEQLLSTGSPPNNSNYVEAALNYLLGSSSYSYNNSVPDDHHQQICGQYHSHHHPQSFSVNIGAPVHTNTQFSHLSIPNIIHKPPHLLEHDQQPLPVYVASSAGPASNLIYTAGTMINKTGQQLGGPSSGSYSYATPTVAPDHHQLPLLVPSPECSAANINLMTGNKIVDTRTNNPNTNQDHVISDPNSRSTSTTSTTFEAWGDLMDHHDEPTNHSYWKHIILDLAA, encoded by the exons ATGATGGGGAGATCATCAGCAACAGCATCAGCGTGGTGCGATGATGATCAAGATGAAAAGAGCAGCACAGATACAATGATAAAGAAAGGGCCATGGACACCAGAAGAGGATCAAAAGCTTGTGGAATACCTTGAAAGATATGGGCATGGGAGTTGGAGAGCACTCCCCAAGCTGGCAGGTTTGAACAGGTGCGGTAAGAGTTGCAGGCTGCGCTGGACCAACTATCTCCGGCCTGACATCAAGAGGGGTAACTTCTCCCAGGAAGAAGAGCAAACCATCCTCAACCTCCATTCTCTTCTTGGCAACAA ATGGTCGgcgatagctagcaatcttcctgGAAGGACGGATAACGAAATCAAGAACTTTTGGAATACCCATTTAAAAAAGAAGCTGCTCAAAATGGGCATCGACCCTGTCACCCACAATCCAATCTCAACCACTGGTACTAACATTGATCATCATCAGTATCTCATGATCATCAATCAAATTCTTTCCAGTTTGGCTCCGCAGTTGCtcgctgcttcttcttcttcttcttgttcaagCACTAGTACATGTAATCCTCTGATGCTGAATAACCCATGGGAATGGGACCGTATTAACAACATCAATAATAATGTGAATATGAATGCTCTCCTGGGGCTCCACTTGTCCGACGCCAAAACCGAAGTCTTGCAAACCATACTTCAAGAGCAACTCCTAAGCACTGGTAGTCCTCCAAATAATAGTAATTATGTGGAGGCCGCTCTTAATTATCTTTTAGGGTCATCATCATATTCATATAATAATTCAGTTCCTGATGATCATCATCAACAGATCTGTGGTCAATATCATTCTCATCATCATCCCCAAAGTTTTAGCGTCAATATTGGTGCCCCAGTTCATACTAATACTCAATTTTCCCACTTAAGTATTCCAAACATAATACATAAACCTCCTCATCTTCTTGAGCACGATCAGCAGCCACTGCCGGTATACGTGGCAAGCAGCGCAGGCCCAGCCTCAAACTTGATTTATACGGCCGGCACGATGATCAACAAGACCGGCCAGCAGCTCGGTGGCCCATCATCAggatcatattcatatgcaacTCCAACAGTAGCTCCAGATCATCATCAACTACCTCTTTTGGTGCCCTCACCCGAGTGTTCTGCTGCCAATATTAATCTAATGACGGGAAATAAGATTGTTGATACTAGGACTAATAACCCTAATACTAATCAAGATCATGTAATTTCTGACCCAAACTCACGCAGTACTTCAACTACTTCAACCACCTTTGAAGCTTGGGGGGATCTTATGGATCATCATGATGAACCAACTAATCATTCCTACTGGAAACACATCATCCTAGATC TTGCAGCTTAA
- the LOC126626041 gene encoding transcription factor MYB53-like isoform X2: MMGRSSATASAWCDDDQDEKSSTDTMIKKGPWTPEEDQKLVEYLERYGHGSWRALPKLAGLNRCGKSCRLRWTNYLRPDIKRGNFSQEEEQTILNLHSLLGNKWSAIASNLPGRTDNEIKNFWNTHLKKKLLKMGIDPVTHNPISTTGTNIDHHQYLMIINQILSSLAPQLLAASSSSSCSSTSTCNPLMLNNPWEWDRINNINNNVNMNALLGLHLSDAKTEVLQTILQEQLLSTGSPPNNSNYVEAALNYLLGSSSYSYNNSVPDDHHQQICGQYHSHHHPQSFSVNIGAPVHTNTQFSHLSIPNIIHKPPHLLEHDQQPLPVYVASSAGPASNLIYTAGTMINKTGQQLGGPSSGSYSYATPTVAPDHHQLPLLVPSPECSAANINLMTGNKIVDTRTNNPNTNQDHVISDPNSRSTSTTSTTFEAWGDLMDHHDEPTNHSYWKHIILDP, translated from the exons ATGATGGGGAGATCATCAGCAACAGCATCAGCGTGGTGCGATGATGATCAAGATGAAAAGAGCAGCACAGATACAATGATAAAGAAAGGGCCATGGACACCAGAAGAGGATCAAAAGCTTGTGGAATACCTTGAAAGATATGGGCATGGGAGTTGGAGAGCACTCCCCAAGCTGGCAGGTTTGAACAGGTGCGGTAAGAGTTGCAGGCTGCGCTGGACCAACTATCTCCGGCCTGACATCAAGAGGGGTAACTTCTCCCAGGAAGAAGAGCAAACCATCCTCAACCTCCATTCTCTTCTTGGCAACAA ATGGTCGgcgatagctagcaatcttcctgGAAGGACGGATAACGAAATCAAGAACTTTTGGAATACCCATTTAAAAAAGAAGCTGCTCAAAATGGGCATCGACCCTGTCACCCACAATCCAATCTCAACCACTGGTACTAACATTGATCATCATCAGTATCTCATGATCATCAATCAAATTCTTTCCAGTTTGGCTCCGCAGTTGCtcgctgcttcttcttcttcttcttgttcaagCACTAGTACATGTAATCCTCTGATGCTGAATAACCCATGGGAATGGGACCGTATTAACAACATCAATAATAATGTGAATATGAATGCTCTCCTGGGGCTCCACTTGTCCGACGCCAAAACCGAAGTCTTGCAAACCATACTTCAAGAGCAACTCCTAAGCACTGGTAGTCCTCCAAATAATAGTAATTATGTGGAGGCCGCTCTTAATTATCTTTTAGGGTCATCATCATATTCATATAATAATTCAGTTCCTGATGATCATCATCAACAGATCTGTGGTCAATATCATTCTCATCATCATCCCCAAAGTTTTAGCGTCAATATTGGTGCCCCAGTTCATACTAATACTCAATTTTCCCACTTAAGTATTCCAAACATAATACATAAACCTCCTCATCTTCTTGAGCACGATCAGCAGCCACTGCCGGTATACGTGGCAAGCAGCGCAGGCCCAGCCTCAAACTTGATTTATACGGCCGGCACGATGATCAACAAGACCGGCCAGCAGCTCGGTGGCCCATCATCAggatcatattcatatgcaacTCCAACAGTAGCTCCAGATCATCATCAACTACCTCTTTTGGTGCCCTCACCCGAGTGTTCTGCTGCCAATATTAATCTAATGACGGGAAATAAGATTGTTGATACTAGGACTAATAACCCTAATACTAATCAAGATCATGTAATTTCTGACCCAAACTCACGCAGTACTTCAACTACTTCAACCACCTTTGAAGCTTGGGGGGATCTTATGGATCATCATGATGAACCAACTAATCATTCCTACTGGAAACACATCATCCTAGATC CTTAA